A single Defluviitalea saccharophila DNA region contains:
- the uvrB gene encoding excinuclease ABC subunit UvrB, producing the protein MAEFQLISEYKPTGDQPEAIEKLSKAIQKGNKFQTLLGVTGSGKTFTMANIIQNVQKPTLIIAHNKTLAAQLYSEFKEFFPNNAVEYFVSYYDYYQPEAYIPQTDTFIEKDSSINEEIDKLRHSATAALAERRDVIIVASVSCIYGLGDPIDYSTQVLSLRPGMEKGRDEVLRKLVEIQYTRNDMEFTRSTFRVRGDVVEIIPAASSERAIRVEFFGDEIDRISEIDTLTGEIIGIRDHVSIFPASHYAIPQDKLEIAIKAIEEELIQRVKELKEEDKLLEAQRLAQRTNFDIEMMREVGYCSGIENYSRHLSGRAAGSTPHTLIDYFPEDFLIIVDESHITVPQIRGMYNGDRARKTTLVEYGFRLPSALDNRPLKFEEFESKINQILFVSATPSTYEYEHSNIVAEQIIRPTGLLDPIVDVRPVKGQIDDLFHEIQKRVEKNQKVLVTTLTKKMAEDLTDYMKEMGVKVRYLHSDIDTLERIEIVRDLRMDVFDVLVGINLLREGLDIPEVSLVAILDADKEGFLRSETSLIQTIGRAARNAEGCVIMYADKITDSMRKALSETNRRRQIQDAYNQAHGIVPKTIEKKVRDLIRATKTAEEEGKYTTEKDPESMDRKELEERIAKVTKEMKQAASDLQFERAAQLRDELIELKKYLQELL; encoded by the coding sequence ATGGCAGAATTTCAACTTATATCCGAATATAAACCGACGGGGGATCAGCCGGAAGCAATCGAAAAACTTTCAAAAGCAATCCAAAAAGGAAATAAGTTTCAGACACTTCTTGGCGTGACCGGTTCGGGAAAAACCTTTACGATGGCAAATATCATTCAAAATGTCCAAAAACCCACACTAATCATTGCACATAATAAGACCTTAGCAGCACAGCTTTACAGTGAATTCAAAGAGTTTTTTCCAAATAATGCAGTAGAATATTTTGTGAGTTATTATGACTATTATCAACCGGAAGCATACATTCCTCAAACGGATACATTTATAGAAAAAGATTCATCCATCAATGAAGAAATAGATAAACTTCGCCACTCGGCAACTGCTGCCCTGGCAGAGAGAAGAGATGTCATCATCGTTGCCAGTGTTTCGTGTATATATGGATTAGGAGACCCTATTGATTACAGCACACAGGTACTTTCCTTAAGACCTGGAATGGAAAAGGGAAGAGACGAGGTTTTAAGAAAGTTAGTAGAGATTCAATACACAAGAAATGATATGGAATTTACGAGAAGCACTTTTAGAGTAAGAGGGGATGTGGTGGAAATTATCCCTGCAGCTTCCTCTGAAAGAGCTATTCGAGTGGAATTTTTCGGAGATGAGATAGACAGGATTTCTGAAATAGATACCTTAACAGGAGAAATCATAGGCATTAGAGATCATGTGTCAATTTTTCCCGCTTCCCACTATGCCATTCCTCAGGATAAACTGGAGATAGCCATTAAAGCCATAGAAGAAGAATTGATTCAAAGAGTAAAAGAATTAAAGGAAGAGGATAAGCTTTTAGAAGCTCAGAGACTTGCTCAGAGAACGAATTTTGATATAGAAATGATGCGGGAAGTGGGCTATTGTTCCGGTATTGAAAACTATTCAAGACATCTTTCCGGAAGAGCTGCAGGAAGCACCCCCCATACCTTAATTGACTATTTTCCGGAGGATTTTTTAATCATAGTGGATGAATCCCATATTACAGTTCCTCAAATTAGAGGCATGTACAATGGAGACAGAGCAAGAAAAACAACCTTAGTCGAGTATGGATTCAGACTTCCATCGGCTTTAGACAATAGACCTTTAAAGTTCGAGGAATTTGAAAGCAAGATTAATCAAATCTTATTTGTGTCGGCGACACCGTCAACTTATGAATACGAACACTCTAATATTGTTGCAGAGCAGATTATAAGACCTACGGGACTTTTAGATCCTATTGTTGATGTTCGCCCGGTTAAGGGACAAATTGATGATTTGTTCCATGAAATTCAAAAGAGAGTAGAAAAAAATCAAAAGGTGCTGGTCACCACCCTAACCAAAAAAATGGCAGAAGATTTAACGGATTATATGAAAGAAATGGGTGTCAAAGTAAGATATCTTCACTCGGACATCGATACTTTGGAGCGTATTGAAATTGTCAGAGACTTAAGAATGGATGTATTTGATGTTTTGGTGGGCATTAACTTACTTAGAGAAGGTTTAGATATACCTGAAGTCTCTTTAGTGGCTATTTTAGATGCCGATAAGGAAGGCTTCTTACGTTCAGAAACATCTTTAATTCAAACCATAGGCCGTGCAGCGAGAAATGCCGAAGGCTGCGTGATTATGTATGCCGATAAGATTACGGATTCTATGAGAAAAGCGCTATCGGAAACCAATAGAAGACGACAGATTCAGGATGCCTATAATCAAGCTCACGGTATTGTTCCAAAAACCATTGAAAAGAAAGTTAGAGACTTAATTCGTGCAACGAAGACAGCAGAAGAAGAAGGAAAATATACTACAGAAAAAGATCCGGAATCCATGGACAGAAAAGAACTGGAAGAAAGAATTGCAAAAGTAACCAAAGAGATGAAACAAGCAGCTTCCGATTTGCAATTTGAACGGGCTGCACAACTAAGAGATGAACTGATCGAGTTAAAAAAATATCTGCAAGAGTTATTATAG
- a CDS encoding mechanosensitive ion channel family protein — MMSWMDFIKDKALEFGPRLLGSIVLLVVGLWVIKFLVKIIDRSLEKSKTDQSLHSFIISLSRFGLKIILYITVAATLGVKETSLITALGAAGLAIGLALQGSLANFAGGVLILAFRPFNVGDYIEAQGVGGTVKEIQILYTVLLTSDNKKIVIPNGELSNHSVVNYSAQDTRRLDFVFGVSYNSDILKVKEILTNIAKNHPMVLTEPAWVIGVSELGNNAINFDVKLWCKSTDYWNLYYDFREKVKLEFDKENITIPYPQMDVHIHQ, encoded by the coding sequence ATGATGAGCTGGATGGATTTTATTAAGGATAAAGCCCTGGAATTCGGACCAAGACTTCTTGGAAGTATAGTATTGCTTGTTGTTGGATTATGGGTAATTAAATTTTTAGTTAAAATAATCGATCGTTCTTTAGAAAAAAGTAAAACCGATCAGTCTCTCCATTCTTTTATAATTTCTTTATCAAGGTTTGGGTTAAAAATAATCCTTTATATTACTGTAGCCGCCACTCTGGGAGTTAAAGAAACTTCTCTGATTACTGCTCTTGGTGCTGCAGGCTTAGCAATAGGTCTCGCCCTTCAAGGGAGTCTTGCCAATTTTGCAGGCGGGGTTTTAATCTTAGCCTTTAGACCTTTTAATGTGGGAGATTACATAGAGGCACAAGGCGTGGGAGGAACTGTAAAAGAAATTCAAATCTTATACACTGTGCTTTTAACTTCGGATAATAAAAAGATAGTTATTCCCAATGGGGAACTGTCTAATCATAGTGTTGTAAATTATTCTGCTCAAGATACAAGAAGGCTGGATTTTGTCTTTGGAGTAAGTTACAACAGCGATATTTTAAAGGTAAAAGAAATCTTAACCAATATTGCAAAAAATCATCCTATGGTTCTTACAGAGCCTGCATGGGTGATTGGGGTATCGGAATTAGGAAATAATGCCATAAACTTTGATGTAAAGCTATGGTGTAAAAGTACGGATTATTGGAATCTCTACTATGATTTTAGAGAAAAAGTGAAATTAGAATTCGATAAAGAAAATATCACGATTCCCTATCCTCAAATGGATGTCCATATTCATCAATAA
- a CDS encoding PDZ domain-containing protein: MMHSFFQVVYTTLQAVATAIFHPWFLIVIYLMYKMYKKNGDMEVETLLFMRQKISNKMVQSILSGILIGIGASILLVVIGFPIHLSEYMVFLLPVAILLAMINFRYLCFSYAGGILGILSFIFQGQMFLGYKLPDMNMDIPGIIALVGILHFMESLLILLEGADDSIPIIIKKEGKFASAYMMQKYWPLPFALLVMEVMTAVPQGSIEMPDWWPLMKNIIDNPGGVLVYSIYPITAVLGYGDIAVSTTPEQKSRRTALSLMAYSLFLLVTAIFAPNRIWLQGLGVILMPLLHEILIVQGQKRERYSKPLYVYPDKGVRVLDLKPEGLGEKLGLRRGDVILKINGTEIENYLHMKAILNNYFTFLWVDILGIDGKHRCIEHQAYPSGVNDLGIIPLIEEPLAVYRLENMESVGLFRMFSGKK, translated from the coding sequence ATGATGCATTCCTTTTTTCAAGTTGTTTATACAACACTACAGGCGGTGGCAACCGCCATTTTTCATCCTTGGTTTTTGATTGTAATTTATTTAATGTATAAAATGTATAAAAAAAATGGGGATATGGAAGTAGAGACCCTGCTTTTTATGAGACAAAAGATCAGCAACAAGATGGTTCAGTCTATACTAAGCGGCATTTTAATCGGTATAGGAGCCAGTATTCTTCTTGTTGTTATAGGATTTCCCATACATCTTTCAGAATATATGGTGTTTCTTCTTCCGGTTGCCATTCTGCTTGCGATGATAAATTTCAGGTATTTATGTTTTTCCTATGCAGGAGGGATCTTAGGCATCTTATCCTTTATTTTTCAAGGGCAAATGTTTTTAGGATATAAGCTTCCGGATATGAACATGGATATTCCGGGAATCATTGCCCTGGTGGGAATCCTGCATTTTATGGAATCGCTTCTTATTTTACTGGAAGGTGCCGATGACAGTATTCCGATTATCATCAAGAAAGAAGGGAAGTTTGCTTCGGCATACATGATGCAGAAATATTGGCCCCTGCCCTTTGCCCTGCTGGTTATGGAGGTTATGACTGCAGTACCTCAAGGCAGCATAGAAATGCCGGATTGGTGGCCTCTTATGAAAAATATCATCGACAATCCCGGTGGCGTACTCGTATACTCCATTTATCCCATTACGGCAGTCCTGGGATACGGAGATATTGCGGTATCCACCACTCCGGAACAAAAATCCAGAAGAACTGCCTTATCTCTTATGGCATATAGTTTATTCCTTTTAGTGACAGCCATATTTGCGCCCAACAGGATTTGGCTTCAAGGCTTAGGAGTAATTCTAATGCCCCTTTTACATGAGATTCTTATTGTTCAAGGGCAGAAAAGAGAAAGATATTCTAAACCTTTATATGTTTATCCGGATAAAGGGGTTAGAGTTTTAGATTTAAAGCCGGAGGGCTTAGGAGAAAAGCTAGGACTCAGACGAGGGGATGTTATATTAAAGATTAATGGCACAGAAATAGAAAACTATCTTCATATGAAAGCGATTCTTAATAATTATTTCACATTTTTATGGGTGGATATTTTGGGGATAGACGGTAAGCATAGATGCATAGAACATCAAGCCTATCCCTCAGGAGTAAATGATTTAGGTATTATTCCACTCATTGAGGAACCTTTGGCGGTATATAGATTAGAAAACATGGAAAGCGTAGGCCTTTTTAGAATGTTTTCAGGTAAAAAATAG
- a CDS encoding S41 family peptidase, producing MNNKKSFLSGLAVGMSIVIFINIFFFGFRIVMGMTGNSNLGMNQKVNKILAYLNKFYVDKIDEDSLEEGMYKGLVSGVGDPYTTYMSKEEFENFQTETSGRYAGIGVVVSVDQTDQLITVVSPFEGSPGAKAGLLPGDKIIKVNDFEVTGDDLNEAVSMMKGPAGTKVKLTVYRKSDFKTFEVEITRANIDYPTVSHRMLDNQIGYIKIVSFDEVTYNQFMTAYKDLNSKGQKGLIIDLRNNPGGLLSTVTKIADQLLPEGMIVYTEDKNGKKDTYLSDANEIKVPLVLLVNENSASASEILSGAIKDHNKGKLVGTTTFGKGLVQSIYPLGDGSAVKITISKYYTPSGVCIQGIGIEPDYVVELSDELKSKLTLEEDEDIQLKKAVEVIKEQL from the coding sequence ATGAACAATAAAAAATCATTTTTGAGCGGTTTAGCTGTAGGGATGTCGATTGTTATTTTTATCAATATCTTTTTCTTCGGCTTTCGCATTGTCATGGGAATGACAGGTAATTCTAATTTAGGAATGAACCAAAAGGTCAATAAAATTCTTGCTTACCTCAATAAATTCTATGTGGATAAAATAGATGAAGATTCTTTAGAAGAAGGCATGTATAAAGGACTCGTCAGTGGTGTAGGAGACCCTTATACTACATATATGAGCAAAGAGGAGTTTGAGAATTTCCAGACAGAAACTTCAGGCCGTTATGCCGGCATTGGAGTTGTTGTATCTGTGGACCAAACGGATCAACTCATTACCGTTGTTTCACCCTTTGAAGGTTCCCCCGGGGCGAAAGCAGGACTGCTTCCAGGTGATAAAATTATTAAAGTAAATGATTTTGAAGTGACAGGGGATGATTTAAACGAGGCGGTATCCATGATGAAAGGTCCGGCAGGCACCAAAGTGAAATTAACGGTTTATAGAAAATCTGACTTTAAGACCTTTGAAGTGGAAATTACCAGAGCCAATATTGACTATCCTACAGTTTCCCATAGAATGTTAGATAACCAAATAGGATATATAAAGATTGTTTCTTTTGATGAAGTAACCTACAATCAGTTTATGACTGCCTATAAAGATTTAAATAGTAAAGGACAAAAAGGACTTATTATTGATCTTAGAAATAACCCCGGAGGGCTTCTCTCTACCGTAACCAAAATTGCAGATCAGCTTCTTCCTGAAGGAATGATTGTTTATACGGAAGATAAGAACGGAAAGAAAGACACGTATTTATCTGATGCCAACGAGATCAAAGTACCACTGGTGCTTCTTGTCAACGAAAACAGTGCCAGTGCTTCGGAAATATTATCGGGAGCGATAAAAGACCATAATAAGGGCAAATTAGTAGGAACCACAACCTTTGGAAAAGGTTTGGTTCAGTCCATCTATCCTTTGGGAGACGGTTCTGCAGTCAAAATTACTATTTCAAAATATTACACGCCCAGTGGGGTATGTATCCAAGGAATAGGGATCGAGCCAGATTATGTAGTAGAATTAAGTGATGAATTAAAATCTAAGTTAACTTTGGAAGAAGACGAAGATATTCAGCTTAAGAAAGCAGTAGAAGTAATCAAAGAGCAGTTATAA
- a CDS encoding murein hydrolase activator EnvC family protein yields the protein MYKVIKRGIILLFVIILGCGPFFSVAADSLKEKKNKLEDVQKNLKNAKEKLKKTKEEKENIMQNIEALDSDLAKVDEYLEEINGQLEELEAEVQQKEEELIKAEEERQAQYEAFKERFKYMYMNKRVGYMQVLLHSKDFSDFLNRADVISKIVEYDQNLIKEMKENEAKIEEQKKELENKKEEVTLVKKHQLGVKHSIEEAMKEKETLIAQLSDDEVAYMELIKEEEEISKQLEKEIKELTRKSTRIYSGGKFEWPVPGYYTLSSNYGGRTDPVYGGYAFHNGIDIPAPKGTNVIAAADGEVIVSGYVNGYGYTIIIDHGSGLTTLYGHNSQLVASVGQFVQRGQVVAKVGSTGKSTGNHSHFEVRVNGSHTNPIPYLSK from the coding sequence ATGTATAAAGTTATAAAACGGGGGATAATTCTATTATTTGTTATTATCCTGGGATGCGGTCCCTTTTTCTCTGTAGCTGCAGACAGCCTAAAAGAGAAGAAAAATAAACTGGAAGACGTACAAAAGAACTTAAAAAACGCAAAAGAAAAGCTTAAAAAGACTAAAGAAGAAAAAGAAAATATTATGCAAAACATTGAAGCTCTTGACAGTGATTTAGCAAAAGTTGATGAATATCTTGAAGAGATTAATGGGCAACTTGAAGAGTTAGAAGCTGAAGTTCAACAAAAGGAAGAAGAGCTTATTAAGGCAGAAGAAGAAAGGCAAGCGCAATATGAGGCCTTTAAGGAACGCTTTAAGTATATGTATATGAATAAAAGAGTCGGTTATATGCAAGTTCTTCTTCACTCAAAAGATTTTTCTGATTTTCTAAACAGAGCGGATGTCATCTCTAAAATTGTGGAATATGATCAAAATTTAATCAAAGAGATGAAAGAGAACGAAGCAAAAATAGAAGAGCAGAAAAAGGAATTGGAGAACAAGAAAGAAGAGGTTACTCTTGTTAAAAAACATCAACTGGGTGTTAAGCACAGTATAGAAGAAGCAATGAAGGAGAAAGAAACATTAATTGCGCAGCTTAGTGATGATGAAGTCGCTTATATGGAACTCATCAAAGAAGAAGAAGAAATCTCCAAGCAATTAGAGAAGGAAATCAAAGAACTGACAAGAAAAAGTACCAGAATATACAGTGGAGGGAAATTTGAATGGCCGGTTCCGGGGTATTACACTCTAAGCTCCAATTATGGAGGAAGAACTGACCCGGTATACGGAGGCTATGCCTTCCATAACGGTATAGACATTCCTGCCCCAAAAGGAACCAATGTAATAGCAGCAGCCGATGGAGAAGTAATTGTTTCAGGATATGTTAACGGCTATGGCTATACCATCATCATTGATCACGGCAGTGGTTTGACCACTTTATACGGCCATAACTCTCAATTGGTTGCATCGGTTGGCCAGTTTGTTCAGCGAGGACAAGTGGTTGCAAAAGTGGGAAGTACAGGAAAATCAACTGGTAATCATAGCCATTTCGAAGTGAGAGTTAACGGAAGCCATACAAATCCTATACCCTATTTATCTAAATAA
- the ftsX gene encoding permease-like cell division protein FtsX, translating to MKIRTMKYFAGQGLRGIWRNRLMSLASIGTIASCLMIVGIFYCIAVNVDYMLETLEETTGITVFYTEEISEEKIQALENRLNQIDHIEKIVYISPEEALNKEKEEWGEYGSLLEGLENDNPLPPSFEITLDDIRYQKDVIAQLNRISGIEIRYLEEETKILIGFNNMIRIISLVLILILGFIGVMLMDNTIRLTVYVRKNEINIMKYIGATDWFIRWPFVIEGIIIGIIGSILPLIIIWFSYSFITELIYERNTFIQKILVFRTTGEIFNVLTPISLVIGIGIGVIGSAISIRRYLKV from the coding sequence ATGAAGATTAGAACCATGAAATATTTTGCAGGTCAAGGCTTGCGCGGCATTTGGAGAAATAGGTTAATGTCGTTGGCCTCAATCGGAACGATTGCTTCCTGTTTAATGATTGTAGGCATATTTTACTGCATTGCTGTAAATGTGGACTATATGTTAGAAACTTTAGAAGAAACTACAGGAATTACGGTTTTTTACACCGAAGAAATCTCGGAAGAAAAAATCCAAGCTTTAGAAAATCGATTAAATCAAATAGACCATATTGAAAAAATAGTCTATATTTCTCCGGAAGAAGCTTTAAACAAAGAAAAAGAAGAGTGGGGAGAATATGGCTCACTATTGGAAGGATTAGAAAACGACAATCCTCTGCCTCCTTCCTTTGAAATTACCCTCGACGATATAAGGTATCAAAAAGATGTTATTGCACAATTAAATAGAATAAGTGGAATAGAAATCAGATATCTGGAGGAAGAAACAAAAATTCTTATAGGCTTTAATAATATGATACGGATTATTAGTCTGGTACTGATTCTCATTTTGGGCTTTATTGGCGTAATGCTTATGGATAATACTATTCGCCTTACAGTCTATGTTAGAAAAAATGAGATTAATATTATGAAATATATCGGTGCCACGGACTGGTTCATCAGATGGCCTTTTGTCATTGAAGGCATCATCATTGGCATTATTGGTTCCATACTTCCTCTTATCATCATTTGGTTTTCCTATAGTTTTATTACAGAACTGATCTACGAAAGAAATACATTTATTCAAAAAATATTAGTCTTTAGAACAACAGGGGAAATCTTTAATGTGCTTACTCCAATTTCACTGGTAATAGGCATTGGAATTGGGGTTATAGGAAGTGCGATATCGATTAGAAGATATCTTAAAGTTTAG
- the ftsE gene encoding cell division ATP-binding protein FtsE, with product MIKLHNITKTYPNNVTALKNISLSIEKGEFVFIIGSSGSGKSTLLKLLLKEIEPSHGEIIINEKNITNLRKKEIPFLRRKLGVVFQDFRLLPNKTVYENVAFAMQIVEATPKEIRRNVPTVLSMVGLAKKARCYPNQLSGGEQQRTALARAIVNNPPILICDEPTGNLDPVTSWEIMKLLKDINDRGTTVIIATHEKDIVDRMKKRVIEIKEGILIRDLQKGGYSDED from the coding sequence TTGATTAAATTGCATAATATTACAAAAACTTATCCGAATAATGTAACGGCTCTAAAAAATATATCCCTTTCGATTGAAAAGGGAGAGTTCGTTTTTATTATAGGAAGTAGTGGTTCTGGAAAATCCACGTTATTAAAACTCTTATTAAAAGAAATAGAACCAAGCCATGGAGAAATTATTATCAATGAAAAAAATATAACCAATTTGAGAAAAAAGGAAATTCCTTTTTTAAGAAGGAAATTAGGGGTTGTATTTCAAGACTTTAGATTACTTCCTAATAAAACAGTATACGAGAATGTTGCCTTTGCCATGCAAATCGTAGAAGCAACACCTAAAGAAATAAGAAGAAATGTACCTACAGTGCTTTCCATGGTAGGATTGGCTAAAAAAGCCAGGTGTTATCCTAACCAGTTATCGGGAGGAGAACAGCAAAGAACAGCTTTAGCAAGAGCCATTGTAAACAATCCTCCTATTCTTATATGTGACGAGCCTACGGGGAACCTGGACCCGGTTACTTCATGGGAAATCATGAAGTTATTAAAAGATATCAATGATCGGGGCACTACGGTCATTATAGCAACCCATGAAAAAGACATAGTAGATAGAATGAAGAAAAGAGTCATTGAAATAAAAGAGGGTATACTGATTCGAGATTTGCAAAAGGGTGGATACAGCGATGAAGATTAG
- a CDS encoding PucR family transcriptional regulator encodes MISNQILQSTIDGLKSITRRDFFITDIEAKVVASTEENQIGMHMEIVEDFVNSQAESQLIQGYHYFKVFDENTAEYIVSVRGEDEEVYRIGKLAVFQIQSLLVAYKERYDKDNFIKNLLLDNLLLVDIYNRAKKLHIENNVPRIVYLIETQPDKDINLREVVRSMFPSKSKDFVTAVDERNIILVKEVREKELIEDKEKIARMIYDTLSSEAMSTISVAVGTMVEDLKDVSKSYKEAKMALEVGKIFYSEKHIISYNQLGIGRLIYQLPVPLCNMYVKEVLHGRTVEEFDEEILTTVHKFFENNLNVSETSRQLYIHRNTLVYRLDKLQKMTGLDLRNFEDAITFKITLMVSKYMNYMEKMSY; translated from the coding sequence ATGATTTCAAATCAAATTCTACAAAGTACAATTGATGGATTAAAATCTATTACAAGACGGGACTTTTTTATAACAGATATAGAAGCTAAAGTAGTGGCGTCTACAGAAGAAAATCAAATCGGAATGCACATGGAAATCGTAGAAGATTTCGTGAATTCCCAAGCAGAAAGTCAACTCATTCAAGGATACCATTATTTCAAAGTATTTGATGAAAACACGGCAGAATACATCGTTTCTGTCCGAGGAGAAGATGAAGAAGTTTATAGAATCGGAAAGCTTGCAGTATTCCAGATTCAAAGCCTTTTGGTTGCATACAAAGAAAGATATGACAAAGATAATTTTATTAAAAATCTTCTGTTGGACAATTTGCTCTTAGTGGATATATACAACAGAGCTAAAAAACTTCATATTGAAAACAATGTTCCACGGATTGTATATCTCATCGAAACGCAACCGGATAAAGATATCAATCTCAGGGAAGTTGTGCGCAGCATGTTCCCTTCCAAATCAAAGGATTTTGTTACAGCAGTCGATGAAAGAAATATTATATTAGTAAAAGAAGTAAGGGAAAAAGAACTTATAGAAGATAAAGAAAAGATCGCAAGAATGATCTATGATACATTAAGCAGTGAAGCCATGAGCACTATTTCCGTTGCGGTGGGTACCATGGTTGAAGACTTAAAGGATGTATCGAAATCTTATAAAGAAGCTAAGATGGCTCTGGAAGTAGGTAAAATTTTCTATAGCGAAAAGCATATAATAAGCTATAATCAATTAGGCATTGGCCGTTTAATTTATCAATTGCCAGTACCTCTTTGCAATATGTATGTTAAAGAAGTGCTTCACGGAAGAACCGTAGAAGAATTTGACGAAGAAATTCTAACGACTGTTCATAAGTTCTTTGAAAACAATTTAAATGTTTCAGAGACATCAAGACAGCTCTATATTCATAGAAATACTCTGGTATATAGACTGGATAAACTTCAAAAAATGACAGGTTTAGATTTAAGAAATTTTGAAGATGCAATTACATTTAAAATCACTTTGATGGTAAGCAAATACATGAATTATATGGAAAAAATGTCATATTAG
- a CDS encoding sn-glycerol-3-phosphate ABC transporter ATP-binding protein UgpC gives MAELKLKNICKKYNNGFVAVKDFNLDIDDKEFIIFVGPSGCGKSTTLRMIAGLEEISSGELWIGDKLCNDVAPKDRDIAMVFQNYALYPHMSVYDNMAFGLKLRKTPKEEIDKRVREAAKILDIDHLLDRKPKALSGGQRQRVAMGRAIVREPKVFLMDEPLSNLDAKLRVQMRTEISKLHQRLKTTFIYVTHDQTEAMTLGTRIVVLKDGIIQQVDTPNNLYTKPNNLFVAGFIGSPQMNFIETKVTKSGDDILLSFGSEEIKLPKEKAKKLIDGGYVGKDVIMGIRPEDLHDEQPFLEASPDSIIKCKVEVTEMLGAEIFLYMTCNGQNLTARVDPRSQAKPGDIIKVALDVNRIHVFDKDTETTITN, from the coding sequence ATGGCCGAATTAAAGTTAAAGAATATCTGTAAGAAATATAACAATGGATTCGTTGCAGTAAAAGACTTCAATCTGGATATCGATGACAAAGAATTTATTATCTTTGTTGGACCATCTGGATGCGGAAAGTCAACAACGCTTCGAATGATTGCTGGACTTGAAGAAATCTCTTCAGGGGAATTATGGATAGGAGACAAGCTTTGTAATGATGTTGCTCCAAAAGACAGGGACATTGCCATGGTATTCCAAAACTATGCTTTGTATCCTCATATGTCTGTATATGATAATATGGCATTTGGATTAAAGCTTCGTAAAACACCTAAAGAAGAAATAGATAAGCGTGTTCGTGAAGCAGCTAAAATTCTTGATATAGATCATTTATTAGATAGAAAACCAAAAGCATTATCCGGAGGACAAAGACAACGTGTAGCGATGGGTCGTGCGATCGTTCGTGAACCAAAAGTATTCTTAATGGACGAACCTTTGTCAAACTTGGATGCAAAATTAAGAGTACAGATGAGAACAGAGATCTCTAAACTGCATCAAAGACTTAAAACAACATTCATCTATGTTACCCATGACCAAACAGAAGCGATGACATTGGGTACAAGAATCGTTGTATTAAAAGATGGTATTATCCAACAAGTAGATACACCAAATAATTTATATACAAAACCAAACAATTTATTCGTTGCAGGATTTATTGGATCTCCTCAAATGAACTTTATTGAAACGAAAGTTACTAAGAGTGGAGATGATATACTCCTTTCCTTCGGAAGCGAAGAAATCAAACTTCCAAAAGAAAAAGCTAAGAAGCTTATTGATGGAGGCTATGTAGGCAAAGACGTTATCATGGGAATTCGTCCAGAAGATCTCCATGATGAACAACCTTTCCTTGAAGCATCTCCTGACAGTATTATTAAATGTAAAGTAGAAGTAACAGAAATGCTTGGGGCTGAAATATTCTTATACATGACCTGCAATGGACAAAACTTAACCGCTCGTGTTGATCCAAGAAGCCAAGCAAAACCAGGAGATATTATTAAAGTTGCATTGGATGTAAATAGAATTCATGTATTTGATAAAGATACAGAAACAACTATTACAAACTAA